In the genome of Tannockella kyphosi, one region contains:
- a CDS encoding M15 family metallopeptidase, with protein MGLFKKKNSYYYSSNYSSSYGRRNRFRFDRIGVVIAILTIFVIAGVIFLNLTRIQLLVKGYSFGQTSDILSLEKEEAQLILSYDYLEDISTWLESSEYIDSYDEYQNYYVDNSELEKEEVVAFIDEVYQDKMIDLDGLGYDDQDVWDMLVYGASIKDLEYIIDNNLTAKQTAEYRSIEGYVIQNLQDYIDLADVYESSEYTVAIVNYPFIFSYNYESGMQEYTLTDPDNILNLVKKGFYLAASYEPSDLVIPDIPIADDCENYYVREVAVSDLEEMVDDAASEGYYLVLNSAYRSYEDQAAIYQDREDTYGGLYAAEYVAVPGASEHQTGLGIDLTSQSVIDGERMVFGDTEEYQWVLENSYKYGFIVRFDEDFADITGISHEPWHLRYVGVEVATEIYEEGVTFEEYCLENYIIPEVTEK; from the coding sequence ATGGGATTATTTAAAAAGAAAAATAGTTATTATTATAGTAGTAATTATAGTAGTAGTTATGGTAGAAGAAATAGATTTCGATTTGATCGTATTGGTGTGGTTATTGCGATTTTAACAATTTTTGTGATAGCAGGAGTTATATTTTTAAACTTAACAAGAATTCAATTGTTAGTAAAAGGATATTCATTTGGACAAACAAGTGATATTTTATCTTTAGAAAAAGAAGAAGCACAATTAATTTTATCTTATGATTATTTAGAAGATATTAGTACTTGGTTAGAATCAAGTGAGTATATTGATTCTTATGATGAGTATCAAAACTATTATGTTGATAATAGTGAATTAGAAAAAGAAGAAGTAGTAGCGTTTATTGATGAAGTATATCAAGATAAGATGATTGATTTAGATGGATTAGGATATGATGACCAAGATGTATGGGATATGTTAGTTTATGGAGCTTCGATTAAAGATTTAGAATATATAATCGATAATAATTTAACTGCCAAACAAACAGCAGAATATCGTTCTATTGAAGGATATGTTATTCAAAACTTACAAGATTATATTGATTTAGCGGATGTATATGAAAGTAGTGAATATACAGTAGCTATCGTTAATTATCCATTTATTTTTTCTTATAATTATGAAAGTGGAATGCAAGAATATACGTTAACTGATCCAGATAACATTTTGAATTTAGTAAAAAAAGGATTCTATTTAGCCGCTAGTTATGAACCAAGTGATTTAGTAATACCAGATATTCCTATTGCGGATGATTGTGAAAATTATTATGTCAGAGAAGTTGCGGTTAGTGATTTAGAAGAAATGGTAGATGATGCAGCAAGTGAAGGATATTATTTAGTATTAAATAGTGCTTATCGTTCTTATGAAGATCAAGCTGCTATTTATCAAGATAGAGAAGATACTTATGGTGGATTATATGCTGCAGAATATGTAGCAGTACCAGGGGCTAGTGAACATCAAACAGGATTAGGAATTGATTTAACATCACAAAGTGTAATTGATGGAGAACGTATGGTTTTTGGTGATACAGAAGAATATCAATGGGTATTAGAAAATTCTTATAAATATGGATTTATTGTCCGTTTTGATGAAGATTTTGCTGATATTACAGGTATTTCTCATGAACCATGGCATTTACGTTATGTAGGAGTAGAGGTAGCAACAGAAATTTATGAAGAAGGAGTTACTTTTGAAGAATATTGTTTAGAAAATTATATTATTCCAGAAGTAACAGAAAAATAA
- a CDS encoding Fe-S-containing hydro-lyase — translation MKIQTPLTKEKIKNLKAGQTIYLSGTIYTGRDSAHKRLKELYDQGLDLPIDLEDQVIYYVGPTPSKPGEVFGSGGPTTSGRMDAYAPLFISLGMRAMIGKGYRNEEVKKAIQEHTGVYLGAIGGAGAIISSCVKSATVVAFEDLGPEAIRCLEIEDMPLVVLFDSDGNDQYEFGKNDYLNNKGK, via the coding sequence AAATACAAACACCTCTTACAAAAGAAAAAATAAAAAACTTAAAAGCAGGGCAAACTATTTATTTAAGTGGAACTATTTATACAGGGCGTGATAGTGCTCATAAAAGATTAAAAGAATTGTATGATCAAGGATTAGATTTACCTATTGATTTAGAAGATCAAGTTATTTATTATGTTGGCCCAACTCCTAGTAAACCAGGAGAAGTCTTTGGTAGTGGTGGACCAACAACATCTGGTAGAATGGATGCTTATGCACCATTGTTTATTAGTTTAGGGATGCGTGCTATGATTGGAAAAGGTTATCGTAATGAAGAAGTGAAAAAAGCAATTCAAGAACATACTGGAGTATATCTAGGTGCTATTGGTGGAGCTGGAGCTATTATTTCTTCTTGTGTGAAGTCTGCTACAGTTGTAGCGTTTGAAGATTTAGGACCAGAGGCAATACGTTGTTTAGAAATAGAAGACATGCCTTTAGTAGTATTGTTTGATAGTGATGGAAATGATCAGTATGAATTTGGAAAAAATGATTATTTAAACAATAAAGGGAAATAA